From Phenylobacterium montanum, the proteins below share one genomic window:
- a CDS encoding efflux RND transporter periplasmic adaptor subunit: MGVVTLKTEAVTLTSELPGRTAPYEISDVRPQVGGIVIDRPFTEGAEVKAGQVLYRIDPAPFRAAYDQAKAQLASAEANLTTTRLKAERYADLVKINGVGKQDYDDAEAAFRQAAAAVEQQRAAAETAKINLAWSTIRAPITGRIGPSAITEGALVTPGQATALATIQRLDPIYVDVTQSAAEVLKLRRAVAAGQRDAKSAASVAVRLKLEDGSDYPLEGRLQFTDVTVDQATGAVTLRALFPNPGGLLLPGMYVRAEVAQGTAPQALLAPQQGISRDEKGLPIAMVVDAQGRAQQRSVQTDGAVGNQWLILGGLKAGDRLIVEGLQKVKPGEPVHVAQANLALTR, from the coding sequence GTGGGCGTGGTCACGCTGAAGACCGAGGCGGTGACCCTGACGAGCGAACTGCCCGGCCGGACTGCGCCCTATGAAATCTCGGACGTGCGCCCGCAGGTCGGCGGCATCGTGATCGATAGGCCGTTCACCGAAGGGGCCGAGGTCAAGGCCGGCCAGGTGCTCTACCGCATCGACCCGGCCCCGTTCCGGGCCGCCTACGACCAGGCCAAGGCCCAGCTGGCCAGCGCCGAGGCCAATCTGACCACGACCAGGCTCAAGGCCGAGCGCTACGCCGACCTGGTCAAGATCAACGGCGTCGGCAAGCAGGACTATGACGACGCCGAGGCCGCCTTCCGCCAAGCCGCCGCGGCCGTCGAGCAGCAGCGGGCCGCCGCCGAGACGGCGAAGATCAATCTCGCCTGGTCGACCATCCGCGCGCCGATAACGGGGCGCATCGGCCCCTCGGCGATCACCGAGGGCGCTCTGGTCACCCCTGGCCAGGCCACCGCCCTGGCTACGATCCAGCGGCTGGACCCGATCTATGTCGACGTCACCCAGTCCGCCGCCGAGGTGCTGAAGCTGCGCCGCGCCGTCGCCGCCGGCCAGCGAGACGCCAAGAGCGCGGCCAGCGTGGCCGTGCGGCTGAAGCTGGAGGACGGCTCGGACTATCCCCTGGAAGGTCGGCTGCAATTCACCGACGTCACCGTCGACCAGGCCACCGGCGCAGTCACCCTGCGCGCCCTGTTCCCCAATCCCGGCGGCCTGCTCCTGCCCGGCATGTACGTCCGCGCCGAGGTGGCCCAGGGAACCGCGCCCCAGGCGCTGCTGGCGCCCCAGCAGGGCATCTCGCGCGACGAGAAGGGCCTTCCCATCGCCATGGTGGTCGACGCCCAGGGCCGGGCGCAGCAGCGCTCGGTGCAGACCGACGGCGCGGTGGGCAACCAGTGGCTGATCCTGGGCGGGCTGAAGGCCGGCGACCGGCTGATCGTCGAGGGGCTGCAGAAGGTCAAGCCCGGCGAGCCCGTGCACGTGGCCCAGGCCAATCTGGCCCTGACGCGGTAG
- a CDS encoding efflux RND transporter permease subunit, with protein sequence MSRFFIERPIFATVIAVAVMLAGALALLTLPIAQYPNIAPPRVFIGATYPGADAATAEASVTQVIEQQLKGVDHLLYFSSTSGSDGSINITATFEPGTNADIAQVQVQNKLAQATPLLPAPVQQQGLFVGKSGASFLMVLALYDTTGKYSDVDISDYLNSRLRDPISRVNGVGNVNVFGGQYAMRIWLDPYKLNNFKLMPSDVKNAVLAQNVEVPAGQVGAQPAVPGQALNAIITAQSRLQTAEQFRDIVLKTQPDGSVVRLGDVARVEIGADGYGVVSRLNGRPASGIGIFLTPGANALTTAEAVKKRATELSAGFPPGIKLAFPVDTTTFIKLSIEHVIVTLFEAIALVVAVMFLFLQNWRVTLIPALAVPVVLLGTFGVLAAFGYSINTLTMFAMVLAIGLLVDDAIVVVENVERIMSEEGLSPKDATIKSMNEITGALVGIALVLSAVFLPMAFFPGSTGVIYRQFSVTIVSAMTLSVLVALVLTPALCASLLKPIDKDHPAGQRGFFGWFNRTFEATVARYNATVRGVIGRPLPALAAYGVVIAAMIGLFFVLPAGFLPAEDQGTLFTIYNLPTGAVEDRTVAVAKQVESYYLNQEKANIDTVFVVTGFSFAGSGQNQGLAFVHLRNWADRPGARNRAPAIAQRAMQAFSKIRDGMVFVLVPPAVQQLGNSSGFDLELQDRAGLGHKALTEARDQLISMASKDPILSGVRPNGLDDTPQLHVDIDQARAGALGLAQADINDTLSSAWGGSFINNFIDRGRVKQVYVQADAPFRRSPEDLGLWFVRGASGAMAPFSAFANWRWTTGPAQLERYNGIASMEIQGGPAPGQSTGVAMTEIAKLVGKLPQGIGFDWTGLSLQEQQSGSQAPALYSLSILVVFLCLAALYESWSIPLAVMLVIPLGVVGALLAATLRGFNNDIYFQVGMLTTIGLSAKNAILIVQFADEAERRGASPVEAAMEAARLRLRPILMTSLAFIAGVLPLAISTGAGAGSQNDIGTGVIGGMLSATILAIFLVPLFFVFVRRAFRKQRA encoded by the coding sequence ATGTCGCGCTTCTTCATCGAGCGGCCGATCTTCGCGACCGTGATCGCGGTCGCCGTCATGCTGGCCGGCGCCCTGGCGCTCTTGACCCTGCCGATCGCGCAGTATCCGAACATCGCCCCGCCGCGGGTGTTCATCGGCGCCACCTATCCCGGCGCCGACGCCGCCACCGCCGAAGCCTCGGTGACCCAGGTGATCGAGCAGCAGCTCAAGGGCGTCGACCACCTGCTCTACTTCTCGTCCACCAGCGGCTCGGACGGCTCGATCAACATCACCGCCACCTTCGAACCCGGGACCAACGCCGACATCGCCCAGGTGCAGGTGCAGAACAAGCTGGCCCAGGCCACCCCTCTCCTGCCCGCCCCGGTGCAGCAGCAGGGCCTGTTCGTCGGCAAGTCAGGCGCCAGCTTCTTGATGGTGCTGGCGCTCTACGACACCACCGGCAAATACAGCGACGTCGACATCTCCGACTACCTGAACAGCCGGCTGCGCGACCCGATCTCGCGGGTCAACGGCGTCGGCAATGTCAACGTGTTCGGCGGCCAGTACGCCATGCGGATCTGGCTCGACCCATACAAGCTGAACAATTTCAAGCTGATGCCGTCGGATGTTAAGAACGCGGTGCTGGCCCAGAACGTCGAGGTGCCGGCCGGCCAGGTCGGCGCCCAGCCGGCCGTGCCGGGCCAGGCGCTGAACGCCATCATCACCGCCCAGTCGCGCCTGCAGACCGCCGAACAGTTCCGCGACATCGTGCTGAAGACCCAGCCCGACGGCTCGGTGGTGCGCCTGGGCGATGTGGCCCGGGTCGAGATCGGCGCCGACGGTTATGGCGTGGTCAGCCGCCTGAACGGGCGCCCGGCCAGCGGCATCGGCATCTTTCTGACCCCCGGGGCCAACGCCCTGACCACCGCCGAGGCGGTCAAGAAGCGGGCCACCGAGCTTTCCGCCGGCTTCCCGCCCGGGATCAAGCTGGCCTTCCCGGTCGACACCACCACCTTCATCAAGCTCTCCATCGAACATGTGATCGTCACGCTGTTCGAGGCCATCGCGCTGGTGGTGGCGGTGATGTTCCTGTTCCTGCAGAACTGGCGCGTGACCCTGATCCCGGCCCTGGCGGTGCCGGTGGTGCTGTTGGGCACGTTCGGGGTGCTGGCCGCCTTCGGCTATTCGATCAACACCCTGACCATGTTCGCCATGGTCTTGGCCATCGGCCTCCTGGTCGACGACGCCATCGTGGTGGTCGAAAACGTCGAGCGGATCATGAGCGAGGAAGGCCTCTCGCCCAAGGACGCCACCATCAAGTCGATGAACGAGATCACCGGCGCCCTGGTGGGCATCGCCCTGGTGCTTTCAGCGGTGTTCCTGCCCATGGCCTTCTTCCCCGGCTCGACCGGGGTGATCTACCGCCAGTTCTCGGTGACCATAGTTTCGGCCATGACTCTGTCGGTGCTGGTGGCCCTGGTCCTGACCCCCGCCCTCTGCGCCTCCTTGCTGAAGCCGATCGACAAGGATCATCCGGCCGGCCAACGCGGCTTCTTCGGCTGGTTCAACCGCACCTTCGAGGCCACCGTCGCCCGCTACAACGCCACTGTGCGGGGCGTGATCGGGCGGCCACTGCCGGCGCTGGCGGCCTATGGCGTGGTGATCGCGGCCATGATCGGGCTGTTCTTCGTCCTGCCCGCGGGCTTTTTGCCGGCCGAGGACCAGGGGACCCTCTTCACCATCTACAATCTGCCGACAGGCGCAGTGGAGGACCGCACGGTGGCGGTCGCCAAGCAGGTCGAGAGCTACTATCTGAACCAGGAGAAGGCCAACATCGACACGGTGTTCGTCGTCACCGGATTCAGCTTCGCCGGCTCCGGCCAGAACCAGGGCCTGGCTTTTGTCCACCTGAGGAACTGGGCGGACCGCCCTGGCGCCAGGAACCGCGCCCCGGCCATCGCCCAGCGCGCCATGCAGGCTTTCTCCAAGATCCGCGACGGCATGGTGTTCGTGCTGGTGCCGCCGGCCGTGCAGCAACTGGGCAATTCCTCGGGCTTCGACCTGGAGCTGCAGGACCGCGCCGGCCTGGGGCACAAGGCCCTGACCGAGGCGCGCGACCAGCTGATCAGCATGGCTTCGAAGGACCCGATCCTCAGCGGCGTGCGTCCCAACGGCCTGGACGACACCCCGCAACTGCACGTCGATATCGACCAGGCCCGCGCCGGCGCCCTGGGCCTGGCCCAGGCGGACATCAACGACACCCTGAGCTCGGCCTGGGGCGGGTCGTTCATCAACAACTTCATCGACCGCGGGCGGGTGAAGCAGGTCTATGTCCAGGCCGACGCGCCGTTCCGCCGCTCGCCCGAGGACCTCGGCCTATGGTTCGTGCGCGGCGCGTCTGGGGCCATGGCGCCCTTCTCCGCCTTCGCCAACTGGCGCTGGACCACCGGCCCGGCCCAGCTGGAGCGCTACAACGGCATCGCCTCGATGGAGATCCAGGGCGGCCCGGCCCCCGGCCAGAGCACCGGGGTGGCCATGACCGAGATCGCCAAACTGGTCGGCAAGCTGCCCCAGGGGATAGGCTTCGACTGGACGGGCCTGTCGCTGCAGGAGCAGCAGTCCGGGTCCCAGGCCCCGGCGCTCTATTCGCTCTCGATCCTGGTGGTGTTCCTGTGCCTGGCCGCCCTCTACGAGAGCTGGTCGATCCCACTGGCGGTGATGCTGGTGATCCCGCTGGGCGTGGTGGGCGCCCTATTGGCCGCCACCTTGCGCGGCTTCAACAACGACATCTATTTCCAGGTCGGCATGCTGACCACCATCGGGCTCTCGGCCAAGAACGCGATCCTGATCGTACAGTTCGCCGACGAGGCCGAGCGACGTGGCGCAAGCCCCGTCGAGGCGGCGATGGAAGCCGCGCGCCTGCGCCTGCGCCCGATCCTGATGACCTCGCTGGCGTTCATCGCCGGCGTGTTACCCCTGGCCATCTCTACCGGCGCCGGGGCCGGCAGCCAGAACGACATCGGCACCGGGGTGATCGGCGGCATGCTGTCCGCCACCATCCTGGCCATCTTCCTGGTGCCGCTGTTCTTCGTCTTCGTCCGCCGCGCGTTCCGCAAGCAGAGGGCCTGA
- a CDS encoding efflux transporter outer membrane subunit, translating to MARSLPALALAFALPTAACVDLAPADRRPPAPVPASFPAGPAYAPATSERALAGWRAFFADPKLKQVIEQALANNRDLRIAVANVAAARAQFHVQRAAQLPTVTANAAATQSREPAAVAGAQGSGAVDTRLYSLTAGVSAYQLDLFGKLRDQSRAAQEQYLATAAARDAAQITLVSEVAGDYLTLAADRDLLKIAQDTLSSSSESLKVIRSRFEHGVGSQLDVSQADTIAQQARFDVARLTTQVAQDRNALELVVGAPVGDELLPAGLGAPVAVLEQLPAAVSSSVLLGRPDVIQAEDQLKAANANIGAARAAFFPDISLTGSGGLTSLALSSLFKSASGTWSFAPAVSQTLFDAGANRGDLDYAKAQRQLRLATYEKAIQTAFREVADALAQRGTIDEQVTAQRALTAAAADSLRLSTARYERGSDTYLNVLVAQRTYYGAEQTLVATELARSTNLVALYTSLGGGLN from the coding sequence ATGGCCCGCTCGCTTCCCGCCCTGGCCCTCGCCTTCGCCCTGCCGACTGCCGCCTGCGTCGACCTCGCCCCGGCCGATCGCCGGCCGCCTGCGCCGGTCCCCGCGAGTTTCCCGGCCGGACCGGCCTACGCCCCGGCGACCTCAGAACGCGCCCTGGCCGGCTGGCGCGCCTTCTTCGCCGATCCGAAGCTTAAGCAGGTCATCGAGCAGGCCCTGGCGAATAACCGCGACCTGCGCATCGCCGTCGCCAATGTCGCCGCCGCCCGCGCCCAGTTCCACGTCCAGCGCGCCGCCCAGCTCCCGACGGTGACCGCCAACGCCGCCGCGACCCAGTCCCGGGAGCCGGCCGCCGTGGCGGGCGCACAAGGCTCGGGCGCCGTCGACACCCGGCTCTATAGCCTCACCGCCGGGGTCAGCGCCTACCAACTCGACCTGTTCGGCAAGCTGCGCGACCAGAGCCGAGCGGCCCAGGAGCAGTACCTGGCCACCGCGGCTGCCCGCGACGCCGCCCAGATCACCCTGGTCTCCGAAGTCGCCGGCGACTACCTGACCCTCGCCGCCGACCGCGACCTGCTCAAGATCGCTCAGGACACGCTGTCCTCCAGTTCGGAAAGCCTGAAGGTGATCCGCAGCCGCTTCGAGCACGGTGTCGGCAGCCAACTCGATGTCAGCCAGGCCGACACCATCGCCCAGCAGGCCCGCTTCGATGTCGCCCGCCTGACCACCCAGGTCGCCCAGGACCGCAACGCCCTGGAGTTGGTGGTGGGCGCGCCGGTGGGCGACGAGCTTCTGCCCGCCGGCCTTGGCGCCCCGGTGGCCGTGCTGGAGCAGTTGCCGGCCGCGGTCAGCTCCAGCGTGCTGTTGGGGCGCCCGGACGTGATCCAGGCCGAGGACCAACTCAAGGCGGCCAACGCCAATATCGGCGCCGCCCGCGCCGCCTTCTTCCCAGACATCAGCCTGACCGGCTCCGGCGGCCTGACCAGCCTGGCCCTCTCCAGCCTGTTCAAGAGCGCGTCCGGAACCTGGAGCTTCGCGCCCGCCGTCAGCCAGACCCTGTTCGACGCCGGCGCCAACCGGGGCGATCTCGACTACGCCAAGGCCCAGCGCCAGCTACGGTTGGCGACCTACGAAAAGGCGATTCAGACTGCCTTTCGCGAGGTGGCGGACGCGCTGGCTCAGCGCGGCACGATCGACGAGCAGGTCACCGCCCAGCGCGCCCTGACCGCCGCGGCGGCCGACAGCCTGCGCCTTTCGACCGCTCGCTACGAACGCGGTAGCGACACCTATCTCAATGTGCTGGTGGCCCAGCGCACCTACTACGGCGCCGAACAGACCCTGGTGGCGACCGAACTGGCCCGCTCCACAAACCTGGTCGCCCTCTATACCAGCCTGGGCGGCGGGCTGAACTAG
- a CDS encoding winged helix-turn-helix transcriptional regulator → MQWSELDGEACSLARTLSAIGDRWTLLILRDCFLRVRRFDEFQARLRIGRPILADRLKKLVGGGILAKVAYQEGPTRYEYRLTPKGLDLYPVIMSLVHFGDMHLASDAGRPLLHRHLKCGCLFDPVMTCSACGEKVSPRDVRPIPGPGARDPSHMPPA, encoded by the coding sequence ATGCAGTGGAGCGAACTCGATGGCGAGGCCTGTTCCCTGGCCCGCACCCTGTCGGCGATCGGCGACCGCTGGACGCTCTTGATCCTGCGCGATTGCTTCCTGCGCGTGCGCCGGTTCGACGAGTTCCAGGCGCGTCTCAGGATCGGCCGTCCGATCCTGGCCGACCGGCTGAAGAAGCTGGTCGGCGGCGGCATCCTGGCCAAGGTCGCCTATCAGGAGGGGCCGACCCGCTATGAATATCGCCTGACCCCCAAGGGGCTGGACCTCTATCCGGTGATCATGTCGCTGGTCCATTTCGGCGATATGCACCTGGCCAGCGATGCGGGGCGGCCGCTGCTGCACCGGCATCTGAAGTGCGGCTGCCTGTTCGATCCGGTGATGACCTGCTCGGCCTGCGGCGAGAAAGTTTCGCCGCGCGACGTGCGGCCGATCCCGGGGCCGGGCGCGCGCGACCCCAGCCACATGCCGCCGGCCTAG
- a CDS encoding SDR family NAD(P)-dependent oxidoreductase — protein sequence MPQDAAKRVCLVIGAGDGVGGALAKAFAQDGFEVVVTRRARHLDQLQALADEIAAAGGKAHAMGVDARSEEETVALFEHIEREIGPLEVVVFNIGANVRFGIRETTARVFTKVWEMACFAGFLAGREAAKVMVPRGRGAIFFTGATASQRGREGFAAFAAAKSGLRAVAQSMARELGPKGIHVAHVICDGSIDGVFSRENIPDLDQRLAENRVLKPADIAESYVALYHQKPSAWTHEMDLRPWSEAW from the coding sequence ATGCCGCAGGATGCAGCCAAACGGGTCTGCCTGGTGATCGGGGCCGGCGACGGGGTCGGCGGAGCGCTCGCCAAGGCCTTCGCCCAGGACGGATTCGAGGTCGTGGTCACCCGCCGCGCCCGCCACCTGGATCAGCTTCAGGCCCTGGCGGACGAGATCGCCGCGGCCGGCGGCAAAGCCCACGCCATGGGCGTCGACGCCCGCTCGGAGGAGGAGACTGTCGCCCTGTTCGAGCACATCGAGCGGGAGATCGGCCCTTTGGAGGTGGTGGTGTTCAACATCGGGGCCAATGTCCGCTTCGGTATCCGGGAGACCACGGCGCGCGTCTTCACCAAGGTCTGGGAAATGGCCTGCTTCGCCGGCTTCCTGGCCGGGCGCGAGGCGGCCAAGGTCATGGTTCCGCGGGGTCGGGGGGCGATCTTCTTCACCGGCGCCACCGCCAGCCAGCGCGGCCGCGAGGGCTTCGCCGCCTTCGCCGCAGCCAAAAGCGGCCTTCGGGCCGTGGCGCAGAGCATGGCGCGCGAACTGGGGCCCAAGGGGATCCACGTCGCTCATGTGATCTGTGACGGATCGATCGACGGGGTGTTCTCGCGCGAGAACATCCCCGACCTGGACCAGCGCCTGGCGGAAAACCGGGTGCTTAAGCCCGCCGACATCGCCGAAAGCTATGTCGCCCTCTACCATCAGAAGCCGTCGGCCTGGACCCACGAGATGGACCTGAGGCCCTGGAGCGAGGCCTGGTAG
- a CDS encoding 2-hydroxychromene-2-carboxylate isomerase, with the protein MVKVEFLFDFGSPNAYLAHKVIPAMSERTGVPFDYVPVLLGGVFKLTGNQSPALAFAGIKNKLAYDQLEMRRFIARHGLERFRMNPHFPVNTLQIMRGAVAAQVAGVFKPYVEAVFADMWERGRKMDEPEVIRAALDDAGLPTDELLRLSQTDEVKARLVANTQAAVDAGVFGSPSFLVGRELFFGKDRLGEVEDEILTQKAG; encoded by the coding sequence ATGGTCAAAGTCGAGTTCCTGTTCGATTTCGGCAGCCCCAACGCCTATCTCGCGCACAAGGTTATCCCGGCGATGAGCGAACGCACCGGGGTCCCCTTCGACTACGTGCCGGTGCTGCTAGGCGGGGTGTTCAAGCTAACCGGCAACCAGTCGCCGGCCTTGGCCTTCGCCGGGATCAAGAACAAGCTGGCCTACGACCAATTGGAAATGCGCCGCTTCATCGCCCGCCACGGGCTGGAGCGGTTCCGCATGAACCCGCATTTCCCGGTCAACACCCTGCAGATCATGCGCGGCGCCGTGGCCGCCCAGGTCGCGGGTGTGTTCAAGCCGTATGTGGAGGCGGTGTTCGCCGACATGTGGGAGCGCGGGCGCAAGATGGACGAGCCGGAGGTGATCCGCGCCGCCCTGGACGATGCCGGCTTGCCGACGGACGAACTTCTGCGCCTGTCCCAGACCGACGAGGTCAAGGCCAGGCTGGTGGCCAACACTCAGGCCGCGGTCGACGCTGGCGTGTTCGGCAGCCCCAGCTTCCTGGTGGGCAGGGAGCTGTTCTTCGGCAAGGACCGACTAGGCGAGGTCGAGGACGAGATCCTGACCCAGAAGGCCGGGTGA